Proteins found in one Bartonella krasnovii genomic segment:
- the rsmH gene encoding 16S rRNA (cytosine(1402)-N(4))-methyltransferase RsmH, giving the protein MTKQDQRAERHIPVLLQPVLAGLMPLVGAKVIDGTFGAGGYTRALLKAGAQVIALDRDPHAIDAGKSLVDEFFPRLRLVHMEFSQLDRVVEEKVDAVILDIGVSSMQLDEAERGFSFQKDGPLDMRMAQRGFTASDVVNHLKARDLARIFKILGEERYAGRIARMIEKRRVVQPFLRTGDLAHAIEMLIGRKPGDRIHPATRVFQALRIYVNDEIGELARGLFAAERILKAGGRLGVVSFHSLEDRMVKRFFVARSGEGMRSRYLPEIKHSPATFFPLFKGGITANKEELQQNPRSRSARLRMGVRTDAEALGEDMKLFGLAEIAGFEGGKK; this is encoded by the coding sequence TTGACAAAACAGGATCAAAGAGCTGAACGCCATATTCCAGTGTTGTTGCAGCCAGTTTTGGCTGGTCTTATGCCATTGGTTGGAGCAAAAGTGATTGATGGCACCTTTGGTGCTGGTGGTTATACGCGCGCCTTGTTAAAGGCGGGGGCACAGGTGATTGCTCTTGATCGTGATCCTCATGCTATTGATGCAGGGAAATCTCTTGTTGATGAATTTTTTCCACGGCTTCGTTTGGTTCATATGGAATTTTCACAGCTCGATCGTGTTGTTGAAGAGAAGGTGGATGCGGTTATTTTGGATATTGGTGTTTCTTCAATGCAGCTTGATGAAGCAGAAAGAGGTTTTTCTTTTCAAAAAGATGGTCCCTTAGATATGCGAATGGCTCAGAGGGGTTTTACAGCGAGTGATGTTGTAAATCATTTAAAAGCAAGAGATTTAGCACGTATTTTTAAGATATTAGGAGAAGAGCGTTATGCGGGGCGAATTGCACGAATGATTGAAAAGCGTCGTGTTGTTCAGCCTTTTTTGCGTACAGGTGATCTTGCGCATGCCATTGAGATGTTGATAGGGCGAAAACCTGGAGATCGCATTCATCCTGCAACACGTGTATTTCAGGCTCTTCGTATCTATGTTAATGATGAAATTGGTGAATTAGCGCGTGGTTTATTTGCTGCTGAACGCATTTTAAAAGCTGGAGGCCGTTTGGGCGTTGTCAGTTTTCATTCTCTTGAAGACCGTATGGTCAAAAGATTTTTTGTCGCTCGTTCTGGAGAAGGTATGAGATCACGCTATTTGCCTGAAATAAAGCATTCTCCAGCAACATTTTTCCCTTTGTTTAAAGGGGGAATAACGGCAAATAAAGAGGAATTACAGCAAAATCCTCGTTCCCGTTCTGCGAGATTACGTATGGGGGTGCGAACTGATGCAGAAGCTCTTGGGGAGGATATGAAGTTATTTGGTTTAGCAGAGATTGCCGGTTTTGAAGGTGGCAAGAAATGA
- a CDS encoding lytic transglycosylase domain-containing protein translates to MQFLKILLNTACAVFFIFNINWTHSALNIAESKEGSVIVASKTSARPYEFLIRKLATKHNVPVNLAHAVVKVESNYKASIKGAAGEIGLMQIKPSTARGLGFSGSVKDLYDPATNLEYGMRYLARAYKLSGGSTCGTILKYNAGHAAKKMNSISAKYCAKVKMYLASLK, encoded by the coding sequence ATGCAATTTTTAAAAATCTTGTTAAATACAGCGTGTGCTGTATTTTTTATATTTAATATAAACTGGACTCATAGTGCCTTAAATATTGCAGAATCAAAAGAAGGCTCAGTAATTGTTGCTTCTAAGACATCTGCGCGTCCTTATGAGTTTCTTATTCGGAAACTTGCAACAAAGCATAATGTTCCCGTTAATTTAGCACATGCTGTTGTAAAAGTTGAAAGTAATTATAAGGCAAGCATAAAAGGGGCCGCGGGTGAAATAGGTTTGATGCAAATAAAACCTTCTACGGCGCGAGGGTTGGGCTTTAGTGGTTCTGTAAAAGATTTATACGATCCTGCGACCAATCTTGAATATGGTATGCGTTATTTGGCGCGGGCCTATAAGCTCAGTGGTGGAAGTACGTGTGGCACAATCCTTAAATATAATGCAGGTCATGCTGCAAAAAAAATGAATTCTATTTCGGCAAAATATTGCGCAAAAGTGAAAATGTATTTAGCTTCATTAAAATAA
- a CDS encoding methyltransferase domain-containing protein: MKKSASLDAIIVLLKAVAEVSHLRVLRLLNHEDLTIPDFIFILDQSQACILRNLCLLYEARLIGRYQKEGCLYFKLCHDFWGKDIVMSILSSLPKHDMLLAHDLERLKDIKKQRQKIRKKHFLHNTSQWDVLRSSYVTDHSVENALLKIVGDKPFQRMLNIGIGGDSLLKLFSDLYTHAVEVVLDRDILHLPVGETTFDLVILHWVLHFLENPEMVLHKISDVLRPHGRLLIVDFCYHKVQSSHPDQELMHLGFSASQIEQWLKNAGLVLEQTICLTPIQSKKSEACVVTIWLARDPRLLVDDIKDKQIDFA, translated from the coding sequence ATGAAAAAAAGTGCAAGTTTAGATGCGATAATTGTGCTGCTGAAAGCAGTTGCAGAAGTGAGTCATTTACGTGTTCTCAGACTCTTAAATCATGAAGATTTAACAATTCCTGATTTTATTTTTATTCTTGATCAGTCGCAAGCGTGTATATTACGAAATTTGTGTTTATTGTACGAAGCACGATTGATTGGGCGTTATCAGAAGGAAGGTTGTCTTTATTTTAAGCTTTGTCATGATTTTTGGGGTAAAGATATTGTGATGAGCATTCTTTCGTCTTTGCCAAAGCATGATATGTTGTTAGCGCACGATTTAGAGCGTTTGAAGGATATCAAAAAGCAGCGTCAAAAAATAAGAAAGAAGCATTTCTTACACAATACGTCGCAATGGGATGTCTTGCGATCGTCCTATGTGACAGATCATAGTGTGGAAAATGCTTTACTTAAGATCGTGGGTGATAAGCCATTTCAGAGGATGCTCAATATTGGAATAGGGGGAGATTCTCTCTTAAAATTGTTTTCTGATCTTTATACGCATGCGGTTGAAGTTGTACTTGATCGTGATATTTTGCATTTGCCTGTTGGAGAGACAACTTTTGATTTAGTCATTCTTCATTGGGTTTTACATTTTCTTGAAAACCCTGAAATGGTTCTTCATAAAATATCAGATGTTTTACGTCCTCATGGGCGTTTATTAATTGTGGATTTTTGTTATCATAAAGTTCAGTCTTCACATCCTGATCAAGAGCTGATGCACCTTGGATTTTCGGCTTCACAAATAGAACAATGGCTTAAAAATGCGGGACTTGTTTTAGAGCAAACGATTTGTCTTACTCCTATACAAAGTAAAAAGAGTGAGGCATGTGTGGTGACAATTTGGCTTGCTCGTGATCCGCGTTTATTGGTTGATGATATTAAAGATAAACAAATCGATTTTGCATAA
- the ettA gene encoding energy-dependent translational throttle protein EttA, translating to MARQFIYHMAGLNKFYGNKKILENIHLSFYPDAKIGILGPNGAGKSTILRIMAGLDKEYTGEAWLSEGARCGYLPQEPLLDASKDVLGNVMEGVADKQAILERYNELMMNYSEETADESAKLQDIIDSQNLWDLESQVEMAMAALGCPPAQGDVTKLSGGEKRRVALCKLLLSKPDLLLLDEPTNHLDAETTAWLERYLREYPGAVLLITHDRYFLDNVTGWILELDRGKGIPYEGNYSAYLGAKAKRLAQEGREEAARQRALSREKEWIASSPKGRQAKSKARIKAYDELVQAARERRPGEAQIIIPIGERLGQVVIEVDHLSKAYGERVLIDSLSFKLPAGGIVGVIGANGMGKSTLFKMLTGQEQPDSGQIRIGETVHMSYVDQSRDSLAGDKTVWEEISGGNDIIKLGKYEMNSRAYCGAFNFKGVDQQQRVANLSGGQRNRVHLAKLLKEGGNVLLLDEPTNDLDTETLGALEDALENFAGCAVIISHDRMFLDRLATHILAFEGEGHVEWFEGNFAEYEADKVRRLGAESLNPKHVNYKPLTR from the coding sequence ATGGCACGTCAATTTATCTACCATATGGCTGGGCTCAACAAGTTTTACGGCAATAAAAAAATTTTAGAAAATATTCATTTGTCTTTTTATCCAGATGCGAAGATCGGCATTTTAGGGCCAAATGGCGCGGGTAAATCGACTATTCTACGGATTATGGCTGGGCTAGATAAAGAATATACGGGAGAAGCATGGCTTTCTGAAGGGGCTCGTTGTGGCTATCTACCACAGGAACCTTTGCTTGATGCAAGTAAAGATGTGCTTGGCAATGTGATGGAAGGTGTTGCGGATAAACAGGCTATTCTTGAGCGTTATAACGAATTGATGATGAATTATAGCGAGGAAACGGCTGATGAAAGTGCAAAGCTTCAGGATATTATTGACAGTCAGAATCTTTGGGATTTAGAAAGTCAAGTGGAAATGGCGATGGCTGCTCTTGGTTGTCCGCCAGCTCAGGGTGATGTGACAAAACTTTCGGGTGGTGAAAAGCGGCGTGTGGCACTTTGCAAATTGCTCTTGTCAAAACCTGATTTGTTGCTTTTGGATGAACCGACAAACCACTTAGATGCTGAAACGACGGCTTGGCTTGAAAGGTATCTGCGTGAATATCCTGGCGCTGTACTTTTGATAACCCATGATCGTTACTTTCTCGACAATGTTACGGGATGGATTTTAGAGTTAGATCGCGGTAAAGGTATCCCTTATGAGGGGAACTATTCTGCTTATTTGGGGGCTAAAGCTAAGCGTTTGGCTCAAGAAGGGCGTGAAGAGGCTGCGCGTCAACGTGCTTTATCACGTGAGAAAGAATGGATTGCTTCTAGTCCAAAAGGGAGACAAGCAAAGTCAAAAGCGCGTATTAAAGCTTATGATGAGTTGGTTCAGGCGGCACGTGAACGCCGTCCTGGAGAGGCGCAAATCATTATTCCTATTGGAGAAAGATTAGGTCAGGTTGTTATTGAAGTTGATCATCTCTCTAAAGCTTATGGTGAACGTGTGTTGATTGATTCTCTCTCTTTTAAACTTCCCGCTGGGGGCATTGTTGGCGTTATTGGGGCCAATGGTATGGGAAAGTCGACCTTGTTTAAAATGTTGACGGGACAAGAACAGCCCGATTCAGGTCAAATAAGGATTGGTGAAACAGTTCATATGAGTTATGTGGATCAGAGTCGCGATTCCTTGGCTGGGGATAAAACTGTTTGGGAGGAGATTTCTGGCGGAAATGATATTATTAAGTTAGGCAAATATGAGATGAATAGCCGTGCTTATTGTGGTGCTTTTAATTTCAAAGGGGTCGATCAACAGCAAAGGGTAGCAAATTTGTCAGGCGGGCAGCGCAATCGCGTCCATTTGGCTAAACTTCTAAAAGAGGGGGGGAATGTGCTACTTCTTGATGAACCAACAAATGATCTTGATACTGAAACGTTGGGTGCATTGGAAGATGCATTAGAAAATTTTGCTGGTTGTGCAGTGATTATATCGCATGATCGTATGTTTCTTGATCGATTGGCAACGCATATTTTAGCCTTCGAAGGTGAGGGCCATGTGGAATGGTTTGAAGGGAATTTTGCTGAATATGAGGCTGATAAAGTTCGCCGCCTTGGGGCAGAGTCTCTTAATCCTAAGCATGTAAATTATAAGCCACTTACACGCTAG
- the pncA gene encoding bifunctional nicotinamidase/pyrazinamidase: MEKKALLVIDVQNDFLPGGALAVPQGDAILPTVNNLINRFDHVILTQDWHPKNHCSFASCYPEKKPYDTINLDYGPQILWPDHCIQGTQGAEFHPSLKVEKAQLILRKGYNQKMDSYSAFLENDQKTPTGLQVYLKEHGFTKLVMCGLATDFCVGFSALHAIQYGFHVSVSLNACAGIDVNESLNMMLKTMNEAGIELLMVS, encoded by the coding sequence ATGGAAAAAAAAGCCTTACTCGTCATTGATGTTCAGAATGACTTCTTACCTGGTGGAGCACTTGCAGTACCACAAGGTGATGCTATTTTACCCACCGTCAATAATCTCATTAATCGTTTTGACCACGTTATCTTAACCCAGGACTGGCATCCCAAAAACCATTGCAGCTTTGCTTCCTGCTATCCTGAAAAAAAGCCCTATGATACCATCAATCTTGACTATGGTCCTCAAATACTTTGGCCTGATCATTGCATACAAGGAACACAAGGAGCAGAATTTCACCCATCTCTCAAAGTGGAAAAGGCACAACTTATCCTTAGAAAAGGCTATAATCAAAAAATGGATAGTTATTCTGCTTTTCTTGAAAATGATCAAAAAACACCAACAGGTTTACAAGTTTATCTCAAAGAACACGGTTTTACCAAGCTCGTTATGTGTGGCTTAGCAACTGACTTTTGTGTTGGATTTTCTGCTCTACACGCCATACAATATGGTTTTCACGTCAGTGTTTCATTAAATGCCTGCGCTGGTATTGATGTAAACGAATCCCTAAACATGATGCTTAAAACAATGAACGAAGCAGGTATCGAACTGTTAATGGTCTCCTAA
- a CDS encoding DUF475 domain-containing protein, with product MSLLRYFGFAFFFTIIGVFLGGAIGWFETGNITGFLKYFFICCVLGVLEISLSFDNSIINARVLGKMNPLWRRRFLIWGILIAVFGMRIVFPLLVVVVAVGINPIAAVKLAIGEPHRYAEVLTDAHMGIAAFGGTFLMMVGLKYFFDSEKEVHWLNVIERPAQKFGALVGMDIAIVLIMILFVSGQIGAEDKVTFLLAALYGLLTFIVVEAVGHFLDSPKKALTTVAQGGLGAFLYLEVLDASFSFDGVVGAFAFSHNLFIIAIGLGIGAFYVRSMTIMLVESGTLLHYRYLEHGAFYAILVLAVIMYLQTIISVPEVLTGLVGVCIIGMALYSSLRFKRRQLDKHVAS from the coding sequence ATGTCCCTATTACGCTATTTTGGTTTTGCTTTTTTTTTCACCATTATTGGTGTCTTTTTAGGAGGGGCTATCGGTTGGTTTGAAACGGGAAACATTACTGGTTTTCTTAAATATTTTTTTATTTGCTGTGTTTTAGGGGTTTTGGAAATTTCTTTATCCTTTGATAATTCTATTATTAATGCACGTGTTCTTGGCAAAATGAATCCGTTATGGCGTCGTCGTTTTCTTATATGGGGTATTTTGATCGCTGTATTTGGGATGCGGATTGTTTTCCCGTTGTTGGTGGTTGTCGTAGCTGTTGGGATTAATCCAATTGCGGCAGTTAAATTGGCAATAGGAGAACCACATCGATATGCCGAAGTTTTAACCGATGCGCATATGGGAATTGCCGCTTTTGGAGGAACTTTCCTTATGATGGTTGGCTTAAAATATTTTTTTGATTCTGAAAAAGAGGTCCATTGGCTTAATGTTATAGAGAGACCGGCTCAAAAGTTTGGAGCACTTGTTGGAATGGATATTGCAATTGTTTTGATTATGATCTTATTCGTATCAGGGCAGATTGGCGCGGAAGATAAAGTCACTTTTTTATTAGCAGCCCTTTATGGACTTTTGACCTTTATAGTTGTTGAAGCTGTCGGGCATTTCTTGGATTCTCCTAAGAAAGCTTTGACGACAGTGGCTCAAGGGGGACTCGGGGCGTTCCTTTATTTAGAAGTTCTCGATGCGAGTTTTTCTTTCGATGGTGTGGTTGGTGCTTTTGCTTTTTCACACAATCTTTTTATTATCGCAATTGGTCTTGGGATCGGTGCATTTTATGTTCGTTCTATGACAATTATGTTGGTCGAATCAGGGACATTGTTGCATTATCGTTATTTGGAGCATGGTGCTTTTTATGCCATTTTAGTTCTTGCCGTGATTATGTATCTGCAAACGATTATATCGGTTCCTGAAGTCTTAACAGGACTTGTGGGAGTCTGTATTATTGGAATGGCATTGTATTCTTCGCTTCGTTTTAAACGTCGTCAATTGGATAAACATGTTGCGTCTTAA
- a CDS encoding helix-turn-helix domain-containing protein, which translates to MARPETESKTIFGKRLRYVRLALGDPSRETLAKSFSMTKNSIAFYERGEREPNLSVLQTYRTLYGVNINWLLTGQGKMFDAEYTKGDFDWNYFIKKIEGLEETLTKCDRNEKPNQEKIDSSYEKLQQYLSRQGLSNGLNPKTATSLIDMKAKMANSYTLSLFIDLLIRSVSQKEVIANQ; encoded by the coding sequence GTGGCACGTCCTGAAACTGAATCAAAAACCATATTTGGAAAACGTTTACGTTATGTACGTCTTGCTTTAGGCGATCCATCACGTGAAACCTTAGCTAAAAGTTTTAGTATGACAAAAAATTCCATTGCTTTTTATGAGCGTGGAGAGAGAGAACCCAATCTTAGTGTCTTACAAACATATCGCACGTTATATGGTGTCAACATTAATTGGCTTTTAACCGGACAAGGAAAAATGTTTGACGCTGAATATACAAAAGGTGATTTTGACTGGAATTACTTTATTAAAAAAATTGAGGGGCTAGAAGAAACACTTACCAAGTGTGATCGTAATGAAAAACCAAATCAGGAAAAAATCGACAGCTCTTATGAGAAATTGCAGCAATATTTATCAAGACAAGGTTTATCAAATGGCCTTAACCCTAAAACTGCAACCTCTCTGATCGATATGAAAGCCAAAATGGCTAATTCTTATACCCTTAGCTTATTCATTGATTTACTCATTCGAAGCGTATCCCAAAAAGAAGTTATTGCTAATCAATAA
- a CDS encoding YegP family protein has translation MYFEVFQGVHNQWYWRLISGDAQKVAFSSKGYPTKQDILMNIEQIKEITHKALIKELQS, from the coding sequence ATGTATTTTGAGGTGTTTCAAGGTGTTCACAATCAGTGGTATTGGCGTTTAATCTCAGGTGATGCACAAAAAGTTGCTTTTTCGAGTAAAGGATATCCAACAAAACAAGATATCTTAATGAATATTGAGCAAATTAAAGAAATTACCCATAAAGCTCTTATTAAAGAACTGCAATCTTAA